Part of the Falco cherrug isolate bFalChe1 chromosome 1, bFalChe1.pri, whole genome shotgun sequence genome, aGGCCCGCCCTGAGGCCGGGGGAAGCCGCGCCCGCAGCTCCCCAGGggcgccccgcagcccccccgggccctgccctccctgccccgccGTCCGCCTGCTCGCACCTCGGCGAGAACCGAGCCCCGGGCGAGGCGGGCCCAGCGCGGCGGTCCGGCCCCGGCCCCTACCTCAGCCCCagccgggcggcgcggccgaggggcccggcccgcccccgggCAGGTGCCGCCGAGGGGCGGGGGAAGCCCCCACACAGCGGctcccgcctcccgccgccgccccgccgctccctgCCGCCCCCTCACCTCGCCCGCCACCAGCCGCGGCGCGGGCCTGCGCCGCCACCATGTCCCGCAGCTCGGCGGCCGAGACGCGGACGCGCTCCAACCCCTCCGCCATCTTCCCTCCGCCGGGGGGGGAAGGAGCGAGCCGGGCCCGACGGACGGCGGCCGCGCAGGGCCAAAACGCTCCGCCGTGCGCATGCGCGCTcgcccccggggccgccggccGCGCAGCACCGAGCAcatggcggcggcgccccgccTGGCCCTGGCCCACGTCCGGGCGGCCGAGGGGCGGCTGCGCCACCGCCTGCCCCGCACGCCGCTGCTCACCAGCCGGAGCCTGGCCCGCCTGGCCGGCCGGCGGCTACTCTTCAAGTGCGAGCTCTTCCAGCGGACCGGCTCCTTCAAGGTGCGCAGAAACCCACTGCCCGCCCAGCCCTCGAAGCCAACGTGGCTCCTGCCCCCCTGTGCGGGGGCTGAAAGGCTTCCCAGGGCACGGGGGGCTGCCAGGAAGGAGGCTCCCAGCCTGCCCGCAGCACCCTGtgcaccagctcccagcagcagcacaggccccTGTGCTCTCCTTCCAGATCCGCGGTGCCCTCAACGCGGTCAGGAGCCTCGTCGAGGAAAGCCAGCGCGCTGGAGGGGCGCTGCCCCGGGCTGTCGTGACGCACAGCAGCGGGAATCACGGGCAGGCGCTCGCCTGTGCCGCCCAGGCAGAAGGTAACGCTTACCCTGAGCTCCAGCCCCGGCTCGGAGGGGCCAGGCAGCAGGTACAGGGCCAGGGGTACGTGCCGAGCTGGCTcctgggcagaggcagctccAACCCACCCAGCTCCGCTGCCCCTGGAGATAAGCAGTGGCATTCCACTCTTGAACACCTGCAGGAGCTAGCATAGGCAAGGCATGGCCCACTCCTGCAGCGCTAACTGGCTGCTTGTGGCTTTTTGGCTGTTGGATTTGCCTCCTCTTCCATCACACAGGGATCCCTGCTTACATCGTGGTGCCCCGGACAGCCCCGCACTGTAAGCAAGCTGCCATCCGCAGCTACGGTGCCACACTGGTGCCATGCGAGCCCAGCGACAAGGTAAGGCATGGAGAAAGCAGCCAGAGAAGTGGCATAGCCAGACTGAGAGGCAACCATCCATGCTTTCCCCTAGTCCAGAGCCGAGACAGCAGCTCGTGTAGTCCAGGAGACAGGAGGAGTCATGGTGCACCCCAACCAGGAGCTTGCAGTGATGGCAGGGCAAGGCACAATTGccctggaggtgctggagcaggtgagGAAAACGCACAGCCCGGTCACAGCCCGGAGCTCTGCTCCTCAGGCAGGGGCACAGTGAAAAGGAGTGCCCGAGGTGCCAGAAGCACTCACGCTTCCTTTCTGCACAGGCACCTGAGGTAAATGCAGTAGTGGTTCCTGTCGGAGGCGGAGGAATGATTGCAGGAATAGCAGTTGCCATCAAGGTAAGGCAGCAGCTCATCTGGGACACGATGGCTGCATCTCCCtgtgggaagggcagggcaggactcccaaggcaggcagcagcttttctgttcagaaatggACACCCTGTTGTGAAAATCTCTGGGTGCCTGGGCTCTGCACAGAAGCAACGTGACCTGCTtgcccccctgcctgcacagcagcagcagacaggcaTACACTAGTTTCAACCAAGTGGCTCTTCCTGCTCTCCACAGGCTTTGAGACCAGATGTGAAAGTGTTTGCTGCTGAGCCACGCAACGTGGATGACTGTTACCAGTCCAAGGTAAGAGGGGAACTGACCCCCAACCTTCATCCACTGGATACCATCGCAGATGCAGTTAAAACGAGCATCGGCCCAAACACATGGCCTATCATCAGGGATTTGGTTGATGATGTCCTGACAGTCTCAGAGGAAGAAATCAAGGTAAACGCTCCCGGCTCCCTTCTCACGGTagctgccagcaggcagctgcctccagccatGCTCTGCCCCTCCACTCTCACCCCTACGCTCTCCCAGGGCAGCACAAGCCCCTGcacaccaccacagctgtgCAACACCCACACTGTCTCCAGCTGGAAAGGGCTAGCGGAAgctctgctctcccttcccagggCGCTGCAGAGAGATGTGCACATGCAGTGCCCTCCGCAGCCCTGGAGCAGCCAGTACTTGCTGCTGGGatgacagctgctgctctgtcctgACAGCAAGCCACGCGGCTGGTGTGGGAAAGGATGAAGCTGCTGATTGAGCCAACAGCTGGCGTGGGAGTGGCGGCTGTGCTCTCGGAACAGTTCCAGGCAGTCCCTCGGGATGTGGAAAATGTTTGCATCGTGCTGTGTGGGGGAAACGTGGACCTGAGCTCCCTGACCTGGCTCACAGACCTCCCTGGGAAAGCAGAATGAGAACAGAGCGGTGTCTCAAGCAACGGAAACCTCACTCTGAATTTGTACAGTCTGGTTTGTGCACTACTAAAAACAGACGAACAACCCCAAACATTTCAGAGTTTTTGTAGAGGGATGAGGGAGAGCTGGTGCTGGTCTCTACAGCACAGAGACAGTCACTTGGTTCCACAGTAAAGGGTTGCTACTGGGGGGGCCTGGAAACAAAGCACTGCCTGTTCTCCCCtccacagctgccctgctctgggaTAGGCCTCCAGGGAACTGGGCTGTCACTCTCCCCAGCTGCTACTTCACCTTTCTTTCTCAGCATCACAATAATCCCAGCAAACTCCTGCCTTTGATGCAGCAAAATCCCCACACGCACCACTGGGGCAGGGCGTGAGGGAAAGACAACAGCGCCAGCGAGCCAAGGGGCTCCCACACAAGGTGTGCACGCAGCCTCTCCCTTTGGCCTCCACAACCAGCTACCACGAAGACAGAGGCACTTGgatgtttttgaaaacattttccattaaaataaatagctgtaGCTCGtacctgagcagcagctggtgagACAGCCACCCCTGTACAGACCCGAGCAGTAACAAGACATCAGTGCTGTCCTCACTGCGCACAGGCTGAGAATAGCATCCAGGGAGCTAAGGCACAAAGTCCAAACATGCTGGAGACTCATTCCATTTCTACCTCCTGCACTGGCAGCACATTCTCGCTCCTCACCCATGGCACAGGGTCTGGAACATGGGGGTCATAAGTCCATTTAGGAAAAACACGCTTGTAGAGGTTCAGCAACACTGTGTCCTGGGACTTTAGCTGTCCATCAAAGTGGCACTTCATGTGACCATGGGTCCCtaggcagaaagcagaaaaggccaCGAGCCGTCTCTCCTGCCCAGGAGGCCCACATCCTGCGCAgcatcagaaataaatattgaatCAAACCTACCTAATGGCTCCTTGATGTGTCCTCTACGACCCCACTTTGTCCTCAGCTCCACTGGCTTAAACCACATTACATCATCTGGACATAAAAGATAAAAGGCAGGTAAGAAACCAGCTTTGCTGCACCAACACAACCACCACCGCAGGGGCAGGAGGTCTGCTTCCACATCCCCTCTTCCCACCACACAGAGACAAGCCATACCTCTGTTAAAGAACATGTATCGCACGACAGCCGTCTTGGCAAAGATCTTGAAAGGATGGCCACTGAGCACCAGCCGCTTGATGACAATTCTGTCCGGGTCCATGGAAAGCAGAGAACCAGTGGCGATGAGGTCATGCATTCCTGCAAGGAGAGTCACTAATGCATCAGAGGGCAGCGCCACAGAAGGTGCCTCCATCACCGGCTCCCCCACGACAACCCCCTTCCACAAACAGTTCCAGGTCCAGAGCAACCCCCCAGCATGGACAAAGGTGCAGGTCATAATGGGGAAGGAAACGTGTTAATCTTCTCCAACAGTGTGAAGGGGGCTGCTTTTTCAAGTCATACTTTCCGGAGAGGTGCATTTCAAAGTGGGGTGTGGGAATAGCCTGCAAATGTTTGTTTCCCAGACACCGCCTCCTCAGCACTTACCAACTTACCATTActtctctgtttaaaaagaagcactgaggcaggagggaaagTGATGGGAGCGTAAACAGtcaccaccacagcagcatcTGGACGCAGGAAACGCTCCAGCTTGTGCTTATCAGCTAGGACAGAACAGCAATGGGTCAAGTTCAAGCCAGCAGCAGTCCTGAGCTCTAAGAAACCCCACTGAGCCCATTCTTCCCTGGCAAACAGGCTCTGTGCTTTAGCAAAACAGGTGATAAACACCCCTCTTCTGCTGGCATGGAGTATTGGGGAATAAAAGTGACCCTCTGAGCTACCAGCTCGCTGCGTGGAGCCTGCCATGGCCTTGCCCAAACCAGTGAGCCACCTTCCCCAAGCCAGCCACTCCCCACTGTTTAGTGCCTCCAGTGGAAGCCTCAGAGCCTAGGAGTGAGTCTTCAGAAGAGTCCTTCAGCCAGGTTCAGACACCACGGCTAAGACATCACAGGCTTCCTGCCCTAGAAACCGCAGCCCCACCTCTTGGCATAGCCATGGCCACCCCACTGGTCCCTCACAAACCTGAGGTGTGCTGGGAGAACAGGGGGGATGCTCGGAAGCGTCTGAATCCACAGTGAAAGATCAGCTCCTCTTTTGCCCTCACTGGCTCACTGTTGCTTGGATGCCGATGCACCAGGAAATTCAACACGGACATCTGCAAGAGAGGCAGCGCTGTGAGGggctgccagcagggctggcaagTGGTGGCagacagagcagaaagcaaacgGGATGCTGCAACAGAGATGAATGCCTAACTGCTGGTCACCAATGCAGACACCTCGGCCAGGCTCAGACACTAGCCTAAACACCCGTGACAGCTTCAGCCTGCACTGACCAAAGGGAAGGTCCTACGTTGAAATGTGAGCAGTGAGAGGAGATTTCAGGCCAAaccctctgcagctggagcctcTCCAACTCATGCAGCCTGAGAGAATCAGACAAGGAGCTGTACACCTACAAGATATCAGCAGGGCCATACTTACTCACCTTTTGTTCATGGGGAAGCAGTGAAAACAGGACTAAGGGCTTTCCTTCTTTGAAGCTCTCCATCACTGAGACAGGGACGTTGCAGACATGAAGTGTAACGTACCAGCCAACCTGCCAAAAGAGGATCGGTTGTAAATACTTCTCTCAACAAAAAAGTGTCAGAAGTAACATGGGCCTGGGTTAGAGAGGGAGTCCAGGAGAGCAGTATCATCTGAACTCATGGCTTCACGCTAAGAACCAGCTGGCTGAAAGGTCCACCCAGCCACCTAACTTGTCTTTCCTATTAGGAGCAAGGAAACACAGTAGGGGAAGAGACCAGCAAAAGGGAGTTACCGAGGCTCCTTCAGTCTCCCCCTTCTCTATTTGCCGGAAGAGGTGCTTTCTGGTTCGGGAGAAGTCTTGGAACTGGAAAATCCTGGCATAATCCCTTGGGAGATTCTCTTTGGGGTCCCACGGAGAAGTCCGGAAGCTCTTCAACCCTCTGTACTTCTGGAACCTAGGAGAATAGATAACAGGAAAGACAAACTACGTCACTTGGGGTGCGCAGGCAGCACCTTCTGTGGTCCGCAGGGACTCACACCTTCAGAGAGGGCAAAGGGAGCAAAGCAAACGTTAGTGCTCAGAAAAGATACTAGTGCTGAGAGAGCTAGAAACAGCAGCCAAGTCCCCAGGCAACCTGCCCTCGCATCAGGGCTCTGCCCTTTTCCACCCTCTTCCAGGTCAGGAtgcagctctccctgctgcagggagctgcccaGGCCCACCCACTGCCCCCCAGCGAGTGCCTTCCCAGGAAGCCTCAGAGCCTAGGAGTGAGTCTTCAGAAGAATCCTTCAGCCAGGTTCAGACACCACGGCTAAGACATCACAGGCTTCCTGCCCTATCTCACCACATTAGACAGACAGGAAccctccagctcctctcccaaCAAAGCACCCTGTTTCTTACCGGACTCTGGCAGGTACGTCACGTGGCGTGTCCACCTCATCTGGAAACATTTCATCCATTCTCTCCTGTTTGTATCTCTCCAGCATCTGTTCATCTTCCTCCACCTTCTCATCATACTGGTCGTCCCGCAAGCACTCGGAAATGGTCATAGTCTCACACTCCTCCTCTGCAggttcctcttcctcctcactgCTTTCCCCCTCCTGACACACAGGGCAGCACAGAGCCCGTGAGCACATGCAGATGtccacacagcactgcaaaccCTGCTATACTTGCAGTGTGTGAATCATGACCCAAGCtataccaccacagcccctcacTTTGGTATCTAACAGGCAAAAAAAGGCAACATGATACAAGGGGGAGATTTAGCAAAGGAAATCCAGGCAAGTCCTGGCTCTGTGTTGTGCCCTTGCATGGAGCAAGCCAGGACAGGATTGTCTTAGAATATGCAATAACAGCCTGGAGACTGCCTGCAGCATCAGCTCTTGGAGGTACCTGGGAAACTGCCGCCTCCATCATATCGTCGTCGATgtcatcatcttcatcatcatctttcTCACTGCCTTCTTCTCCATCATCCACAATCCAGGCAGCCTGGTACTTGGATGTGCCTTTGGGGACCTTCACCACCCTCCTGTTAGCCTTCAGAGAAGCTGTAAGATTCCCACCAATGGTTAATACAGGAACAATTCTCCTTCCCCTCAGCAACATTTACAACCAGGACAGCCAAGATCAGCTCTAGACTAGAATCACTGATGCCCAGCACAGAATTTGCCAGGGCCCAGAAAAGGCAGCTAAAATGTAACCCTGCTACCTGCCAGGCAAACCACATAGCCTGCCAGTCAGGTGATGGGGCTAGGCAGGGAAGCCCAACTAGCATGTTTATTCAAAGCCATCCTCAGCCATCCCAGTGACAGAGGATTTCTAACAACACTCATAACAGggacaaggaaaaaatacagaagtattgCTGCTACTCACCCTCTGCTTCTTGCAGTTCTTCTTCAGTAGGCCACGTCTGCTCGCCTTCCATAGGATCAGGAACCACTTCTGACTGCAAAGACTCCTGCTTATTTGGATCTGCCTTCATCAGGACCTTAATGTCTTCCTCCATCTCATCAGTACCATTTACAGAGTCGTCCTGAAGGGCAAGAGCAGAGCCCCCAGCTGTGAACACACCTAACTCAAGCTAGCAACCAGTCTGAAGCGAAACTCCCTTCAGTATCTTGTTCATTATGTCATAACATAACGTTAATTAAGTGCTGTGGGCAAGGAACCTCAGCTCAGTGGCAGAACACAGGCCTACTGGCTCTGATACaactccctttcccctccccctaACCACATACACCCAGTTGTATTTTCCTGATGAAAGTTTAGAAACATTATGTTCTAAAAAGACAGCAAAGCCCTGACCTCCCACACACCTGTACCTCCATGTCCTGACTCCTCTTCTGTCCTTTAACCACTCGGGGGTTCAAAGAGAGGGGGTCAGGGGGAGCATCCACCTGGCTCATCTGGAAGTCTCCATGCCCCACAATATGCAGCAGGCTGTTCACATCAAGGGTCTGTCCCCGGACAAAGCCAGACACCTTCAAGGTCCCAACCAGGTCACTCTCCTGACCAGGCACAAACTCGGCAGTGTATGCGAGCAAG contains:
- the TSR1 gene encoding pre-rRNA-processing protein TSR1 homolog isoform X1; amino-acid sequence: MVAAGAHRPGPLKQQNKAHKGGKHSGSSQRRAGGRVPVKAQPRRRLRALSRVDRRHQALQLRRQRKEAVLLEKRSLGSRDGPPHLVVLVPLHSRAAAHDTLSLLRSQDSAVVCVDDGRAGGFALLCPRLKQRWRFVTAQAGDLHAVLDLAKVADSLLFILDPADGWDSAGEHCLSCLFAQGLPSYALAVPGGTDLPSKKRIDAKKKLAKAIEKRFPEVKLFPLNTEQESLLLLRHLATQKQRHLAFRDRRAHLLAYTAEFVPGQESDLVGTLKVSGFVRGQTLDVNSLLHIVGHGDFQMSQVDAPPDPLSLNPRVVKGQKRSQDMEVQDDSVNGTDEMEEDIKVLMKADPNKQESLQSEVVPDPMEGEQTWPTEEELQEAEASLKANRRVVKVPKGTSKYQAAWIVDDGEEGSEKDDDEDDDIDDDMMEAAVSQEGESSEEEEEPAEEECETMTISECLRDDQYDEKVEEDEQMLERYKQERMDEMFPDEVDTPRDVPARVRFQKYRGLKSFRTSPWDPKENLPRDYARIFQFQDFSRTRKHLFRQIEKGETEGASVGWYVTLHVCNVPVSVMESFKEGKPLVLFSLLPHEQKMSVLNFLVHRHPSNSEPVRAKEELIFHCGFRRFRASPLFSQHTSADKHKLERFLRPDAAVVVTVYAPITFPPASVLLFKQRSNGMHDLIATGSLLSMDPDRIVIKRLVLSGHPFKIFAKTAVVRYMFFNRDDVMWFKPVELRTKWGRRGHIKEPLGTHGHMKCHFDGQLKSQDTVLLNLYKRVFPKWTYDPHVPDPVPWVRSENVLPVQEVEME
- the TSR1 gene encoding pre-rRNA-processing protein TSR1 homolog isoform X2, which codes for MVAAGAHRPGPLKQQNKAHKGGKHSGSSQRRAGGRVPVKAQPRRRLRALSRVDRRHQALQLRRQRKEAVLLEKRSLGSRDGPPHLVVLVPLHSRAAAHDTLSLLRSQDSAVVCVDDGRAGGFALLCPRLKQRWRFVTAQAGDLHAVLDLAKVADSLLFILDPADGWDSAGEHCLSCLFAQGLPSYALAVPGGTDLPSKKRIDAKKKLAKAIEKRFPEVKLFPLNTEQESLLLLRHLATQKQRHLAFRDRRAHLLAYTAEFVPGQESDLVGTLKVSGFVRGQTLDVNSLLHIVGHGDFQMSQVDAPPDPLSLNPRVVKGQKRSQDMEDDSVNGTDEMEEDIKVLMKADPNKQESLQSEVVPDPMEGEQTWPTEEELQEAEASLKANRRVVKVPKGTSKYQAAWIVDDGEEGSEKDDDEDDDIDDDMMEAAVSQEGESSEEEEEPAEEECETMTISECLRDDQYDEKVEEDEQMLERYKQERMDEMFPDEVDTPRDVPARVRFQKYRGLKSFRTSPWDPKENLPRDYARIFQFQDFSRTRKHLFRQIEKGETEGASVGWYVTLHVCNVPVSVMESFKEGKPLVLFSLLPHEQKMSVLNFLVHRHPSNSEPVRAKEELIFHCGFRRFRASPLFSQHTSADKHKLERFLRPDAAVVVTVYAPITFPPASVLLFKQRSNGMHDLIATGSLLSMDPDRIVIKRLVLSGHPFKIFAKTAVVRYMFFNRDDVMWFKPVELRTKWGRRGHIKEPLGTHGHMKCHFDGQLKSQDTVLLNLYKRVFPKWTYDPHVPDPVPWVRSENVLPVQEVEME
- the SRR gene encoding serine racemase — protein: MRARPRGRRPRSTEHMAAAPRLALAHVRAAEGRLRHRLPRTPLLTSRSLARLAGRRLLFKCELFQRTGSFKIRGALNAVRSLVEESQRAGGALPRAVVTHSSGNHGQALACAAQAEGIPAYIVVPRTAPHCKQAAIRSYGATLVPCEPSDKSRAETAARVVQETGGVMVHPNQELAVMAGQGTIALEVLEQAPEVNAVVVPVGGGGMIAGIAVAIKALRPDVKVFAAEPRNVDDCYQSKVRGELTPNLHPLDTIADAVKTSIGPNTWPIIRDLVDDVLTVSEEEIKQATRLVWERMKLLIEPTAGVGVAAVLSEQFQAVPRDVENVCIVLCGGNVDLSSLTWLTDLPGKAE